A portion of the Rhinolophus sinicus isolate RSC01 linkage group LG03, ASM3656204v1, whole genome shotgun sequence genome contains these proteins:
- the NSUN5 gene encoding 28S rRNA (cytosine-C(5))-methyltransferase isoform X6 yields MALYAAAAAVLAGVESRQGSIKGLVYASRFQNVKQLYALVCETQRYSAVLDAVIASAGLLRAEKKLRPHLAKVLVYELLLGRGFRGGGGRWKPLLNRHQARLKAELARLKVHRCVSRNEDLLEVRCRPDLASQVPRFVRVNTLKTCSDNVIDYFKRQGFSYQGRASSLEDLRALKGKCFLLDPLLSELLVFPAQTDLHEHPLYLAGHLILQDKASCLPALLLDPPPGSHVIDACAAPGNKTSHLAALLKNQGSLPLTWMPSGWRLWLRGWLRRECLAASWPRRTSWQSRLQTSATVRSSTSCWIHPVVAPRLVYSTCSLCQEENEDVVRAALQQSAGTFRLAPVLPSWPHRGLSTFPGAEHCLRASPETTLTGGFFIAVLERAEVPSSASQAETSAPALTPRAAPKRKKRRCKAAAAPSTPPRT; encoded by the exons ATGGCGCTGTACGCGGCGGCGGCCGCCGTGCTGGCGGGCGTGGAGAGTCGCCAGGGCTCCATCAAAGGGCTGGTGTACGCCAGCAGGTTCCAG AACGTGAAGCAGCTGTACGCGCTGGTGTGCGAGACCCAGCGCTACTCCGCGGTGCTGGACGCCGTGATCGCCAGTGCCGGCCTCCTACGCGCGGAGAAGAAGCTGCGGCCGCATCTGGCCAAG GTGCTAGTGTATGAGTTGTTGCTGGGAAGAGGCTTTAGAGGGGGCGGGGGCCGATGGAAGCCTCTGCTGAACCGACACCAGGCGCGGCTGAAGGCTGAGTTGGCCCGGCTCAAGGTTCATCGATGTGTGAGCCGGAATGAGGACTTGTTGGAAGTGAGATGCAGGCCTGACCTGG CCTCCCAGGTGCCTCGATTTGTGCGGGTGAACACTCTCAAGACGTGCTCTGATAACGTAATCGATTATTTCAAGAGACAAGGTTTCTCCTACCAGGGTCGGGCTTCCAG CCTTGAGGACCTAAGGGCCCTCAAAGGGAAGTGTTTTCTTCTGGATCCCTTGTTGTCAGAGCTGCTTGTGTTTCCTGCCCAGACGGATCTGCATGAGCATCCGCTGTACCTAGCCGGTCACCTCATCCTGCAAGACAAG GCTAGCTGcctcccagccctgctgctggATCCACCCCCGGGCTCCCATGTCATTGATGCGTGTGCTGCCCCAGGCAATAAGACCAGTCACTTGGCTGCTCTTCTGAAGAACCAAGG ATCTTTGCCTTTGACCTGGATGCCAAGCGGCTGGCGTCTATGGCTACGCGGCTGGCTCAGACGGGAGTGTCTTGCTGCCAGCTGGCCGAGGAGGACTTCCTGGCAGTCTCGCCTTCAGACCAGCGCTACCGTCAGGTCCAGTACATCTTGCTGGATCCATCCTGTAGTGGCTCCG CGCCTTGTCTACTCCACGTGTTCCCTTTGTCAAGAGGAGAATGAAGATGTGGTACGGGCTGCCCTGCAGCAGAGCGCAGGGACCTTCAG GTTAGCACCTGTCCTGCCCTCCTGGCCCCACCGAGGCCTTAGCACTTTTCCGGGGGCTGAACACTGCCTCCGGGCCTCCCCGGAGACCACGCTCACTGGTGGCTTCTTCATTGCTGTACTTGAACGGGCCGAGGTGCCAAG CTCAGCCTCACAGGCCGAAACATCAGCACCGGCACTTACACCCAGGGCAGccccaaagagaaagaagaggcgGTGTAAAGCAGCAGCTGCTCCTAGCACTCCACCtcgcacata G
- the NSUN5 gene encoding 28S rRNA (cytosine-C(5))-methyltransferase isoform X1, which yields MALYAAAAAVLAGVESRQGSIKGLVYASRFQNVKQLYALVCETQRYSAVLDAVIASAGLLRAEKKLRPHLAKVLVYELLLGRGFRGGGGRWKPLLNRHQARLKAELARLKVHRCVSRNEDLLEVRCRPDLASQVPRFVRVNTLKTCSDNVIDYFKRQGFSYQGRASSLEDLRALKGKCFLLDPLLSELLVFPAQTDLHEHPLYLAGHLILQDKASCLPALLLDPPPGSHVIDACAAPGNKTSHLAALLKNQGKIFAFDLDAKRLASMATRLAQTGVSCCQLAEEDFLAVSPSDQRYRQVQYILLDPSCSGSGMVTRQLEEPGAGAPSKERLQALAGFQLRALCHALTFPSLQRLVYSTCSLCQEENEDVVRAALQQSAGTFRLAPVLPSWPHRGLSTFPGAEHCLRASPETTLTGGFFIAVLERAEVPSSASQAETSAPALTPRAAPKRKKRRCKAAAAPSTPPRT from the exons ATGGCGCTGTACGCGGCGGCGGCCGCCGTGCTGGCGGGCGTGGAGAGTCGCCAGGGCTCCATCAAAGGGCTGGTGTACGCCAGCAGGTTCCAG AACGTGAAGCAGCTGTACGCGCTGGTGTGCGAGACCCAGCGCTACTCCGCGGTGCTGGACGCCGTGATCGCCAGTGCCGGCCTCCTACGCGCGGAGAAGAAGCTGCGGCCGCATCTGGCCAAG GTGCTAGTGTATGAGTTGTTGCTGGGAAGAGGCTTTAGAGGGGGCGGGGGCCGATGGAAGCCTCTGCTGAACCGACACCAGGCGCGGCTGAAGGCTGAGTTGGCCCGGCTCAAGGTTCATCGATGTGTGAGCCGGAATGAGGACTTGTTGGAAGTGAGATGCAGGCCTGACCTGG CCTCCCAGGTGCCTCGATTTGTGCGGGTGAACACTCTCAAGACGTGCTCTGATAACGTAATCGATTATTTCAAGAGACAAGGTTTCTCCTACCAGGGTCGGGCTTCCAG CCTTGAGGACCTAAGGGCCCTCAAAGGGAAGTGTTTTCTTCTGGATCCCTTGTTGTCAGAGCTGCTTGTGTTTCCTGCCCAGACGGATCTGCATGAGCATCCGCTGTACCTAGCCGGTCACCTCATCCTGCAAGACAAG GCTAGCTGcctcccagccctgctgctggATCCACCCCCGGGCTCCCATGTCATTGATGCGTGTGCTGCCCCAGGCAATAAGACCAGTCACTTGGCTGCTCTTCTGAAGAACCAAGG GAAGATCTTTGCCTTTGACCTGGATGCCAAGCGGCTGGCGTCTATGGCTACGCGGCTGGCTCAGACGGGAGTGTCTTGCTGCCAGCTGGCCGAGGAGGACTTCCTGGCAGTCTCGCCTTCAGACCAGCGCTACCGTCAGGTCCAGTACATCTTGCTGGATCCATCCTGTAGTGGCTCCG GTATGGTGACTAGACAGCTGGAGGAGCCCGGGGCAGGTGCACCAAGCAAGGAGCGCTTGCAAGCCCTGGCAGGCTTCCAGCTGCGAGCTCTGTGCCATGCGCTCACTTTCCCCTCCCTGCAGCGCCTTGTCTACTCCACGTGTTCCCTTTGTCAAGAGGAGAATGAAGATGTGGTACGGGCTGCCCTGCAGCAGAGCGCAGGGACCTTCAG GTTAGCACCTGTCCTGCCCTCCTGGCCCCACCGAGGCCTTAGCACTTTTCCGGGGGCTGAACACTGCCTCCGGGCCTCCCCGGAGACCACGCTCACTGGTGGCTTCTTCATTGCTGTACTTGAACGGGCCGAGGTGCCAAG CTCAGCCTCACAGGCCGAAACATCAGCACCGGCACTTACACCCAGGGCAGccccaaagagaaagaagaggcgGTGTAAAGCAGCAGCTGCTCCTAGCACTCCACCtcgcacata G
- the NSUN5 gene encoding 28S rRNA (cytosine-C(5))-methyltransferase isoform X5, giving the protein MALYAAAAAVLAGVESRQGSIKGLVYASRFQVLVYELLLGRGFRGGGGRWKPLLNRHQARLKAELARLKVHRCVSRNEDLLEVRCRPDLASQVPRFVRVNTLKTCSDNVIDYFKRQGFSYQGRASSLEDLRALKGKCFLLDPLLSELLVFPAQTDLHEHPLYLAGHLILQDKASCLPALLLDPPPGSHVIDACAAPGNKTSHLAALLKNQGKIFAFDLDAKRLASMATRLAQTGVSCCQLAEEDFLAVSPSDQRYRQVQYILLDPSCSGSGMVTRQLEEPGAGAPSKERLQALAGFQLRALCHALTFPSLQRLVYSTCSLCQEENEDVVRAALQQSAGTFRLAPVLPSWPHRGLSTFPGAEHCLRASPETTLTGGFFIAVLERAEVPSSASQAETSAPALTPRAAPKRKKRRCKAAAAPSTPPRT; this is encoded by the exons ATGGCGCTGTACGCGGCGGCGGCCGCCGTGCTGGCGGGCGTGGAGAGTCGCCAGGGCTCCATCAAAGGGCTGGTGTACGCCAGCAGGTTCCAG GTGCTAGTGTATGAGTTGTTGCTGGGAAGAGGCTTTAGAGGGGGCGGGGGCCGATGGAAGCCTCTGCTGAACCGACACCAGGCGCGGCTGAAGGCTGAGTTGGCCCGGCTCAAGGTTCATCGATGTGTGAGCCGGAATGAGGACTTGTTGGAAGTGAGATGCAGGCCTGACCTGG CCTCCCAGGTGCCTCGATTTGTGCGGGTGAACACTCTCAAGACGTGCTCTGATAACGTAATCGATTATTTCAAGAGACAAGGTTTCTCCTACCAGGGTCGGGCTTCCAG CCTTGAGGACCTAAGGGCCCTCAAAGGGAAGTGTTTTCTTCTGGATCCCTTGTTGTCAGAGCTGCTTGTGTTTCCTGCCCAGACGGATCTGCATGAGCATCCGCTGTACCTAGCCGGTCACCTCATCCTGCAAGACAAG GCTAGCTGcctcccagccctgctgctggATCCACCCCCGGGCTCCCATGTCATTGATGCGTGTGCTGCCCCAGGCAATAAGACCAGTCACTTGGCTGCTCTTCTGAAGAACCAAGG GAAGATCTTTGCCTTTGACCTGGATGCCAAGCGGCTGGCGTCTATGGCTACGCGGCTGGCTCAGACGGGAGTGTCTTGCTGCCAGCTGGCCGAGGAGGACTTCCTGGCAGTCTCGCCTTCAGACCAGCGCTACCGTCAGGTCCAGTACATCTTGCTGGATCCATCCTGTAGTGGCTCCG GTATGGTGACTAGACAGCTGGAGGAGCCCGGGGCAGGTGCACCAAGCAAGGAGCGCTTGCAAGCCCTGGCAGGCTTCCAGCTGCGAGCTCTGTGCCATGCGCTCACTTTCCCCTCCCTGCAGCGCCTTGTCTACTCCACGTGTTCCCTTTGTCAAGAGGAGAATGAAGATGTGGTACGGGCTGCCCTGCAGCAGAGCGCAGGGACCTTCAG GTTAGCACCTGTCCTGCCCTCCTGGCCCCACCGAGGCCTTAGCACTTTTCCGGGGGCTGAACACTGCCTCCGGGCCTCCCCGGAGACCACGCTCACTGGTGGCTTCTTCATTGCTGTACTTGAACGGGCCGAGGTGCCAAG CTCAGCCTCACAGGCCGAAACATCAGCACCGGCACTTACACCCAGGGCAGccccaaagagaaagaagaggcgGTGTAAAGCAGCAGCTGCTCCTAGCACTCCACCtcgcacata G
- the NSUN5 gene encoding 28S rRNA (cytosine-C(5))-methyltransferase isoform X3: MALYAAAAAVLAGVESRQGSIKGLVYASRFQNVKQLYALVCETQRYSAVLDAVIASAGLLRAEKKLRPHLAKVLVYELLLGRGFRGGGGRWKPLLNRHQARLKAELARLKVHRCVSRNEDLLEVRCRPDLASQVPRFVRVNTLKTCSDNVIDYFKRQGFSYQGRASSLEDLRALKGKCFLLDPLLSELLVFPAQTDLHEHPLYLAGHLILQDKASCLPALLLDPPPGSHVIDACAAPGNKTSHLAALLKNQGKIFAFDLDAKRLASMATRLAQTGVSCCQLAEEDFLAVSPSDQRYRQVQYILLDPSCSGSGMVTRQLEEPGAGAPSKERLQALAGFQLRALCHALTFPSLQRLVYSTCSLCQEENEDVVRAALQQSAGTFRLAPVLPSWPHRGLSTFPGAEHCLRASPETTLTGGFFIAVLERAEVPSSASQAETSAPALTPRAAPKRKKRRCKAAAAPSTPPRT, encoded by the exons ATGGCGCTGTACGCGGCGGCGGCCGCCGTGCTGGCGGGCGTGGAGAGTCGCCAGGGCTCCATCAAAGGGCTGGTGTACGCCAGCAGGTTCCAG AACGTGAAGCAGCTGTACGCGCTGGTGTGCGAGACCCAGCGCTACTCCGCGGTGCTGGACGCCGTGATCGCCAGTGCCGGCCTCCTACGCGCGGAGAAGAAGCTGCGGCCGCATCTGGCCAAG GTGCTAGTGTATGAGTTGTTGCTGGGAAGAGGCTTTAGAGGGGGCGGGGGCCGATGGAAGCCTCTGCTGAACCGACACCAGGCGCGGCTGAAGGCTGAGTTGGCCCGGCTCAAGGTTCATCGATGTGTGAGCCGGAATGAGGACTTGTTGGAAGTGAGATGCAGGCCTGACCTGG CCTCCCAGGTGCCTCGATTTGTGCGGGTGAACACTCTCAAGACGTGCTCTGATAACGTAATCGATTATTTCAAGAGACAAGGTTTCTCCTACCAGGGTCGGGCTTCCAG CCTTGAGGACCTAAGGGCCCTCAAAGGGAAGTGTTTTCTTCTGGATCCCTTGTTGTCAGAGCTGCTTGTGTTTCCTGCCCAGACGGATCTGCATGAGCATCCGCTGTACCTAGCCGGTCACCTCATCCTGCAAGACAAG GCTAGCTGcctcccagccctgctgctggATCCACCCCCGGGCTCCCATGTCATTGATGCGTGTGCTGCCCCAGGCAATAAGACCAGTCACTTGGCTGCTCTTCTGAAGAACCAAGG GAAGATCTTTGCCTTTGACCTGGATGCCAAGCGGCTGGCGTCTATGGCTACGCGGCTGGCTCAGACGGGAGTGTCTTGCTGCCAGCTGGCCGAGGAGGACTTCCTGGCAGTCTCGCCTTCAGACCAGCGCTACCGTCAGGTCCAGTACATCTTGCTGGATCCATCCTGTAGTGGCTCCG GTATGGTGACTAGACAGCTGGAGGAGCCCGGGGCAGGTGCACCAAGCAAGGAGCGCTTGCAAGCCCTGGCAGGCTTCCAGCTGCGAGCTCTGTGCCATGCGCTCACTTTCCCCTCCCTGCAGCGCCTTGTCTACTCCACGTGTTCCCTTTGTCAAGAGGAGAATGAAGATGTGGTACGGGCTGCCCTGCAGCAGAGCGCAGGGACCTTCAG GTTAGCACCTGTCCTGCCCTCCTGGCCCCACCGAGGCCTTAGCACTTTTCCGGGGGCTGAACACTGCCTCCGGGCCTCCCCGGAGACCACGCTCACTGGTGGCTTCTTCATTGCTGTACTTGAACGGGCCGAGGTGCCAAG CTCAGCCTCACAGGCCGAAACATCAGCACCGGCACTTACACCCAGGGCAGccccaaagagaaagaagaggcgGTGTAAAGCAGCAGCTGCTCCTAGCACTCCACCtcgcacata g
- the NSUN5 gene encoding 28S rRNA (cytosine-C(5))-methyltransferase isoform X2, with product MALYAAAAAVLAGVESRQGSIKGLVYASRFQNVKQLYALVCETQRYSAVLDAVIASAGLLRAEKKLRPHLAKVLVYELLLGRGFRGGGGRWKPLLNRHQARLKAELARLKVHRCVSRNEDLLEVRCRPDLASQVPRFVRVNTLKTCSDNVIDYFKRQGFSYQGRASSLEDLRALKGKCFLLDPLLSELLVFPAQTDLHEHPLYLAGHLILQDKASCLPALLLDPPPGSHVIDACAAPGNKTSHLAALLKNQGKIFAFDLDAKRLASMATRLAQTGVSCCQLAEEDFLAVSPSDQRYRQVQYILLDPSCSGSGMVTRQLEEPGAGAPSKERLQALAGFQLRALCHALTFPSLQRLVYSTCSLCQEENEDVVRAALQQSAGTFRLAPVLPSWPHRGLSTFPGAEHCLRASPETTLTGGFFIAVLERAEVPSSASQAETSAPALTPRAAPKRKKRRCKAAAAPSTPPRT from the exons ATGGCGCTGTACGCGGCGGCGGCCGCCGTGCTGGCGGGCGTGGAGAGTCGCCAGGGCTCCATCAAAGGGCTGGTGTACGCCAGCAGGTTCCAG AACGTGAAGCAGCTGTACGCGCTGGTGTGCGAGACCCAGCGCTACTCCGCGGTGCTGGACGCCGTGATCGCCAGTGCCGGCCTCCTACGCGCGGAGAAGAAGCTGCGGCCGCATCTGGCCAAG GTGCTAGTGTATGAGTTGTTGCTGGGAAGAGGCTTTAGAGGGGGCGGGGGCCGATGGAAGCCTCTGCTGAACCGACACCAGGCGCGGCTGAAGGCTGAGTTGGCCCGGCTCAAGGTTCATCGATGTGTGAGCCGGAATGAGGACTTGTTGGAAGTGAGATGCAGGCCTGACCTGG CCTCCCAGGTGCCTCGATTTGTGCGGGTGAACACTCTCAAGACGTGCTCTGATAACGTAATCGATTATTTCAAGAGACAAGGTTTCTCCTACCAGGGTCGGGCTTCCAG CCTTGAGGACCTAAGGGCCCTCAAAGGGAAGTGTTTTCTTCTGGATCCCTTGTTGTCAGAGCTGCTTGTGTTTCCTGCCCAGACGGATCTGCATGAGCATCCGCTGTACCTAGCCGGTCACCTCATCCTGCAAGACAAG GCTAGCTGcctcccagccctgctgctggATCCACCCCCGGGCTCCCATGTCATTGATGCGTGTGCTGCCCCAGGCAATAAGACCAGTCACTTGGCTGCTCTTCTGAAGAACCAAGG GAAGATCTTTGCCTTTGACCTGGATGCCAAGCGGCTGGCGTCTATGGCTACGCGGCTGGCTCAGACGGGAGTGTCTTGCTGCCAGCTGGCCGAGGAGGACTTCCTGGCAGTCTCGCCTTCAGACCAGCGCTACCGTCAGGTCCAGTACATCTTGCTGGATCCATCCTGTAGTGGCTCCG GTATGGTGACTAGACAGCTGGAGGAGCCCGGGGCAGGTGCACCAAGCAAGGAGCGCTTGCAAGCCCTGGCAGGCTTCCAGCTGCGAGCTCTGTGCCATGCGCTCACTTTCCCCTCCCTGCAGCGCCTTGTCTACTCCACGTGTTCCCTTTGTCAAGAGGAGAATGAAGATGTGGTACGGGCTGCCCTGCAGCAGAGCGCAGGGACCTTCAG GTTAGCACCTGTCCTGCCCTCCTGGCCCCACCGAGGCCTTAGCACTTTTCCGGGGGCTGAACACTGCCTCCGGGCCTCCCCGGAGACCACGCTCACTGGTGGCTTCTTCATTGCTGTACTTGAACGGGCCGAGGTGCCAAG CTCAGCCTCACAGGCCGAAACATCAGCACCGGCACTTACACCCAGGGCAGccccaaagagaaagaagaggcgGTGTAAAGCAGCAGCTGCTCCTAGCACTCCACCtcgcacatag
- the NSUN5 gene encoding 28S rRNA (cytosine-C(5))-methyltransferase isoform X4, producing MALYAAAAAVLAGVESRQGSIKGLVYASRFQNVKQLYALVCETQRYSAVLDAVIASAGLLRAEKKLRPHLAKVLVYELLLGRGFRGGGGRWKPLLNRHQARLKAELARLKVHRCVSRNEDLLEVRCRPDLASQVPRFVRVNTLKTCSDNVIDYFKRQGFSYQGRASSLEDLRALKGKCFLLDPLLSELLVFPAQTDLHEHPLYLAGHLILQDKASCLPALLLDPPPGSHVIDACAAPGNKTSHLAALLKNQGKIFAFDLDAKRLASMATRLAQTGVSCCQLAEEDFLAVSPSDQRYRQVQYILLDPSCSGSGMVTRQLEEPGAGAPSKERLQALAGFQLRALCHALTFPSLQRLVYSTCSLCQEENEDVVRAALQQSAGTFRLAPVLPSWPHRGLSTFPGAEHCLRASPETTLTGGFFIAVLERAEVPSLTGRNISTGTYTQGSPKEKEEAV from the exons ATGGCGCTGTACGCGGCGGCGGCCGCCGTGCTGGCGGGCGTGGAGAGTCGCCAGGGCTCCATCAAAGGGCTGGTGTACGCCAGCAGGTTCCAG AACGTGAAGCAGCTGTACGCGCTGGTGTGCGAGACCCAGCGCTACTCCGCGGTGCTGGACGCCGTGATCGCCAGTGCCGGCCTCCTACGCGCGGAGAAGAAGCTGCGGCCGCATCTGGCCAAG GTGCTAGTGTATGAGTTGTTGCTGGGAAGAGGCTTTAGAGGGGGCGGGGGCCGATGGAAGCCTCTGCTGAACCGACACCAGGCGCGGCTGAAGGCTGAGTTGGCCCGGCTCAAGGTTCATCGATGTGTGAGCCGGAATGAGGACTTGTTGGAAGTGAGATGCAGGCCTGACCTGG CCTCCCAGGTGCCTCGATTTGTGCGGGTGAACACTCTCAAGACGTGCTCTGATAACGTAATCGATTATTTCAAGAGACAAGGTTTCTCCTACCAGGGTCGGGCTTCCAG CCTTGAGGACCTAAGGGCCCTCAAAGGGAAGTGTTTTCTTCTGGATCCCTTGTTGTCAGAGCTGCTTGTGTTTCCTGCCCAGACGGATCTGCATGAGCATCCGCTGTACCTAGCCGGTCACCTCATCCTGCAAGACAAG GCTAGCTGcctcccagccctgctgctggATCCACCCCCGGGCTCCCATGTCATTGATGCGTGTGCTGCCCCAGGCAATAAGACCAGTCACTTGGCTGCTCTTCTGAAGAACCAAGG GAAGATCTTTGCCTTTGACCTGGATGCCAAGCGGCTGGCGTCTATGGCTACGCGGCTGGCTCAGACGGGAGTGTCTTGCTGCCAGCTGGCCGAGGAGGACTTCCTGGCAGTCTCGCCTTCAGACCAGCGCTACCGTCAGGTCCAGTACATCTTGCTGGATCCATCCTGTAGTGGCTCCG GTATGGTGACTAGACAGCTGGAGGAGCCCGGGGCAGGTGCACCAAGCAAGGAGCGCTTGCAAGCCCTGGCAGGCTTCCAGCTGCGAGCTCTGTGCCATGCGCTCACTTTCCCCTCCCTGCAGCGCCTTGTCTACTCCACGTGTTCCCTTTGTCAAGAGGAGAATGAAGATGTGGTACGGGCTGCCCTGCAGCAGAGCGCAGGGACCTTCAG GTTAGCACCTGTCCTGCCCTCCTGGCCCCACCGAGGCCTTAGCACTTTTCCGGGGGCTGAACACTGCCTCCGGGCCTCCCCGGAGACCACGCTCACTGGTGGCTTCTTCATTGCTGTACTTGAACGGGCCGAGGTGCCAAG CCTCACAGGCCGAAACATCAGCACCGGCACTTACACCCAGGGCAGccccaaagagaaagaagaggcgGTGTAA